A window of Phaseolus vulgaris cultivar G19833 chromosome 4, P. vulgaris v2.0, whole genome shotgun sequence genomic DNA:
tttatttgttgttgttttttacCTTCTTTCTATGAACAGCACCCATCCTAGAGAGATCAAGCAGTGAGAGATTAAGGTACTCATTCCTCAATACCCTCATGAATCTGACAGTAGTTAATGTCTGAACTGAACAAATGTTTTCTAATTGTCAGAACCAAGAAAGAGCATGACATTCTCATCATGAAAATGAACTATATTTTACATTTCACTTTGGTCTTcaatatattcttattttatccAATGCAGAGATTCTAAAACCAAAGATCCCTCAAAAGTAGAAGATAAACACATACTAGATAAGCAGGAGGAATTGCCACTTTTCTTGTACACCCAAAAGCCATATGCAGATAAGAATTTGAAGCCAACCAATGTTACTACATTGAACAAACATAGCAATTTGACCATGGGTACAACATCATGTTCTTCTAATGTGAAAAgtgtaatattttgttattctaCACGGCTTTCTTTTTAGTTGCATCTCTAACATAATTTTCTTTCCATTCTAAAACTATAGTGGTACCTGTTCGGGACGGTTTATCAGTCTTAACAAAAGTTTCAAATCCTACATTTCATTTTCAAGTGAGTTTGTTTTCTATACTCTAACCTGTTTCATGTTCAAGGTGCATGTTACCTAATAAATTGGTTTTTATGAGTCATAGATTTGTAGTTGTGAAAggcttttattttcttttgtaggGTTCCCAGAAGGTTGCACGCAATAGAAGATCCTTGCATGGCAGTGACATCTTATGGCTCATACGGCGTACTAAACGAATCCAATGAAAAACTATATTGATTGTAATTCAAGTGCTACTAGCCTTAAGTACTCATGGGGCAGTTCAATGCAAGTTATGATTCCAGAACCAAACATTATTTGCAAATAGTTATATATTGAGGCACTTTGAAAGTAGTTAGTTTTAGAattttggtagcaaaaatcatCATGGTTATAATGATTTAGTTTCAGGCTTTTAGCACAAGTGAATGTTCATACTTTTTGAACTTGAACTTTTGAACATAACCAGGATTCAGGTACCAATAAACTGCAAATTGGGTTCCAATTAAGGGTGAAGATTTCAACGGTGATTTTACCAGGACTATGAATCTTCCACTATTTTGAAGtaaagatataaataatttacaaCTAAGTCTGAGTTACATAATGTACAAGCGGGTTATAATAAGAAGCATAAGAAGGATCATACTCCTGCATAACCAAAGCCTCGATGAGTGTTTATACAATAGCTTCCCTTTTAATGTGTTCCAATATTTCTAATATTTCTTTTCCCTACCCCATTCCAATTTGTTATTGATATTAATGTCGAGCCATGGGAGCTTTTAAAGCATTCAAATACTCAAGTTTCTCCAAATAGTAAGATTTCTGAGGGGCTGCACAATTAGGAGATTTAGTTGCAttcttttcatctttttcatccACATACTCATCAAAATCTCCTGTGGAGTTCCTTGTGTCCAACTCCTCCTTGATTGAACTCCAACCCATGAAGTCTGAGAGAGTCATTGAAGGTGGTGTCTCTGAAGAGTGAAAGTTCATATTTTCATCCAGAGAGTTTGGTGAAGTCTTCCCAGACACTGGTAAAGAATCCAATGAAATCCTTCTGCTGCTCATTACCAATGAAGGGTTCTTTGCCACTGAATCAGCATACAAGACATCCTCAATCCTTGACAAAACTGTGTAAGCCAGGCTTTCTATAACTCTTGAGTAGCTCTCTAGGATGGCTTGTCCCACATCCTGTGCTCATTTTGAAAGCATTCAAAGTTTGTTAGTGATCATCTAGACATAATATTGTAACATGAACAAACTATTTGCAGTGTTGTTTTCACCTTGTTGTATTGTATTTTGCTAATGTCAAGTGAAGATTGTGGAAGTCCTGGGAACTGATGTTTGAGCATCAGCAATATGGTCTCAGCTCTCTCCTCAAAGAGTTCCCTCTTCTCTATGCTCACTGCTGAACTCCAGGAAGACTTACTATCCTTGTTGGTCATCTTCCTTCTCCATATCACAATGGAAGCTTCCATCCTATTCTTGAGGTCAAGCACCTTATGTTCTGTGGACATGTCCATTGTTGAGAGAAATTGCCCAGGATCAAAATATTCCACTGTAATGCTCTTGTAGATTGATTCGCCAAGGCTTTCTCTACCATTCTGACAAAGACATGAAGGAGAAGAAGATTGATCCCAGTTCCAAGTTTTGAGTGCTAATGAAATTATTAAGCCAATTAGAGATTCGTTTTGGTTTAATTATATTACCTTGGGGAGAGATTCAATATAGTTTTCAGGGATGGCCATTTCTGATAGTATCTGAGCATTTATTGCCATGGCTGCTTTAAGCACTTGGTTAACATTGTCCTTCTGGAAATGTATCCATTTTCCGGCCCCTTCAGACAGCCCTGTTGGGGAAACTTTAACTATTGGTAGCCACCATTTGTCACTCCTCCTTAGGCTGTTAGAGTTAGCCTCAGAatcctcatcatttttagaGACATACCAGAACTCATCTTGATCTCTAAAGTTGTGTAAGGTGTCCTGTTTCATCCATATCCAATTAGTCTCGAGTGTGAAGTGAAGTGAAGCCATTTGAATAAAGTGATTCAGATAAGATTTAACAACTTACAATGAGCATTGCATCAAGCTTGCGCAAGGCAGGGATGTTCATGAGCAGATCAATTCTTTGCCGAGTAGTCATGATCTGCACAATATCATAACATATTGCTTTATAGTTAGTAATATGTTAGTCTTAAATTTGGAGGGGTAAGAAGGTAGAGACATAATAAGGTTGCGTACCTCCATGCTTGATCCATCCTTAGCTATTTGTTGTGATGGAGCAAATTCAACAATATGATCAGTGACAGATAGAAGCCACTCAATTTCTTTTCTCCACCTTGACTTTCTGTCTGCGGACATTGGCTCCAGCTTTGATATTTCTCCAAAAACAGATGCTGCATTGCATCAGAAACAAGCAAATTATTGACTGCAAATTTCACTGAGACTTGAGAGAACAAATTTCAGTCAGTCACACTTTAAATATTCTtgtgtttgaatttgaattgaGATGACTACAGTATCGATTagttatatatacataaatcaAACCCCATGATTTAAATCACACTTCCTCTTCTGGAAAAGTGGAAACCATTTCAATCCCCTTACAAGCTCTTAGGAACTATAAAATACTCAATTGACACACATTGATTGGAAGTAAAATAAAGGCATATACCAGCCAGGTTTGTTATGGCATTTGATAGAGCCAATGCTGAAGAAACACCATTCCCTGCACCTGACATGTCTTCTCCTAAAAGCAACTTAGCAAACCTTTCCTTCATCAAGTCAGAGTCTGAaataaaagtacaaaaaaaGGCTTTTTAGCAATTTATGCCTAGTGTTCTTGATCTTCTTATAACTACTAACAAACACTTTATGATTTCATTTCATCACTTTGAGGGTGATCATATTAATTTAACTGTTATCTGAAATCCAGCACAATATTGACTTGCATTAAAGTAGGAAGATCAAATATACCTGTTGGTTTCTTTGGAGGCATTCTAGGTACTTCAACTCCCAAGCTTGCTGCTGGACTATGATCGCTATTTGGGACATGAAACTCCAAGGAGTGATTAAATGAGCTCCTAGAGTCAAGGCTTTTTGAGTATATCCTCCCACTTTCACATGCTTCATCATGATCCTTATCACCTAAACCATGACCATGTTTCCCTGAATTCTCAAACATCCTTCTGAAATGAAAAGATTTGGATTTCTGCATGCTGCTTCGGTGATGAAAAGCCCGAACCATCGTTGATCCGACCTTCTTTGAGTGTCACACTGTtacctttgttttttttaaaaaaaaacaaaggaacAAGTAGTTGGAAGGTGAAATGTTGGCCTTGAAGCTATGTTTGTTGTGTTCCCTCTTCTTGATGTTTATTTCCTTCAAAGTACTATTTGAGGAAAAAGAACCCCTTCTATAGAAAACTTATGTCAAAGAATGTCAGCAGAGAAACTTAAGAGAAAATGAATAACTTGATGTTGTTTCATAGAATTGTGGTGTTCATGTTTGAAGCAGATAATAGCAGTAATCTGTTGAGTTTGTTTCTGAATGAACGGATGAGAGGTTCATACTTCCATTGATTTCCATAAATGACAAGCAGAATCATCAATCTAACAATAGCTGTTTATTTCCATACTCTATTTCTCTGCCACCCCTTATAGAAACTGTTCTTGATCAACAAAACCAGTgccaaaaatacaaaaacaaattgaaggaaaagaagttcaaagagtgaatggatgaagaaaattgaatataacAGAATTTAGACAAATACATTGAATGGTTGacaatttttctgttaatttgaaaataaatttggatTAATTTACGGAGAGCAACAAAATGACTATAATTAGAACAGAACAAACTTAGCTACTATGCATATGATGATGGGGCTCCATtgttcatgaaaaatatttttacaagttcTAAGTAAAAGAGAGATATCATAGAATAGTAAGATggaattataatatgaaattaagaGTTTAAGTACTTGTGTAATTAAAACCTGACTCATCATTTAACGGGTTTAGGTGCATTCAATGATTTGCTCGTATTTGAACCGTATATtaataaattcttttataaaaattaaactatgTATAAGATATATCATTAAAATTGCAATCTCAGTTGTAGTTTTGTAATGTTAAATAATATTCTTTTGGAATTTAGAGGTGGATAATGGTTGTCTTTAAAAGGCACTTCGAAAAGATTAAGGAAAGAATatgtatttcttttataaaaatgctttcatgttagacatgattatgcaacttgacatttcaggtaggttgacacctcaagtaacaataatcatctgcctcccatgaaaaaaatattattagaaaaactcatatgttaataaaaacgatacataggtaaactataacatattcataaagaattttaataacatactagatggaagcctattataccaatgaaatgattctctatgaataaatcataaattagccaactcatcaaaatatgtatttaaattgttcttgACCTTAATTTGTCAACAAAGTGAGACTATTGAACGTACTGGAATAAAGCCTCAGTCAAGAACTATGGGGAACAAGGATTCATCTTGTCAAAGTCCAAATGAGCGAATATCCGTCTTTGGAATTACTTTTCCATTTCTACCATCAACGCCAATGTTTTAAAACTAGACAATATATACAAGTTTGAActttgttcctgctagggagatgagacctagagaactattgaagtcttcgtctttctccttccttcaggTAGGTTGTTAGGGCTTCACCGGGATCCTTCTTGCCTTCGTGATACTCCTTCGGCTCTCAATCTCAGGTGAATGTCAAATGGAGGAGATATTGCATAAGGCACTCCGACGTCAAGTCAGTAAAGGGTATTCGACACTCGGGTAGGTGTATAGTAATAATGACGTACTTGTTCCTTggaatgtgtgttatttatattattttaatgggcttacctcaTTGGGCCTGATTAGTGGAATGAATCACACTTATAGTTGCATTACCTATTACCTAATTGTTAATGGTAGTTtaacttcactgaccttggtttgagatATATGTGTCGGTCAGTCTGACCGTGCATGGTGTCTCCGACGGTTCGGTCAGAGTGTCTGAGACACGTCAGAATGTCGGTCAGCCCTGCCACTACAAATTTTATTGGTGATAAATTGATTCACTATTATTTTCCATTTAAATCcctaaatttattataatatttttgttatttaaattCAAACTAGATAGATTTGgaacatttttataatatttttttttgtttttttaaactcAAATATGGAGTTGAGCTTCTGAAAACATTGAAGCATTTTCAATGTAGTTTATATAATAGGTTAAAAAAAAGTTGGAGaactaaatatatatagttaagTGAGTCAGCTCAGTTGTGTAGAGTTACAAAAATTATCATTTATCataaattaaactatttaaTGAGTTCTACCCGTAGGAGTCAATTTACTTAGTCGAAACTCTTAATTTTAAACATGTAAAAGATATATAAAGTCATGTTTATAATTTTCCAAAGGATTTTTAATTGCTGTTAAGAACAGTTAGaaactagatttttttttttgtttcacaTGGATTCAAATCAATCAATCAAATtgaaatttcagtaatattatAGAGTCGATTGAATTTATTGCCAAAAAAATCTTCTACTCATATATCTACTTGTGCATACTTCTATAATTACACGTGATCCTCTGAAACATAAATTGAAATCTATGTGAAGACGTGTGTTTTGAAGTAGACATCAACGTAAGACACTAACTTCAACTTAAAAAGGAGGAAACATATGATTTTTTGGTCATGTCTCGCACCTTTCTTGGACATGGCATTATAGTAAAATTTACTGTAATACTCATTACCTAAATAATAGAGatttacaaaatataatatattattgaatgacctaaataaataatagagatttacaaaatataatatattattgaatGAAAATCGATTAAACAGTAATGacaaatattttatagttaCGCAGTAACTATTCATATATAGAAATATCAATCCTCTCGGGAAGTAAATTTATCTCATTATTCATTTACTTATATacatatacaaaattatttgtattctAACTTATTTGAACGTCCAATAATCTTCTACAAATACATCATCACCGATGGAAAAACTCGAAAATTTTTACCATATTCACATATACCTAGAAAGAATGACGGTCTATgttttataagaatattaaaaaaataagtgttttttataaatgtttataattttttttctctcattttttatcagtaatatcATGCAAGTAAATTCATCTACGTTTATCACATATTCAGTCGAGAGATTGGcagaaaaaacataaaataaaaaatcttttctTAATTCTAATGTCGCTTTTATTTATGTGAGATAACTTAGTTTAATAGAATTATAGTTTGCAATATAAAGAATTCACATGTGGGCCTCTCCTAACACTCTGTTTAACTCCATCttgaaacaatattaaaaaaaagtaaagaaacttgaacaacataaaattttataataatacagAAAAAGATGTATTATATTTTCCTCATTCATAAACTATTACAAGTAAAAAGCTGTgaatttttatgataattatttaaatttttcattctAAAATCAAACTCTTCAACCTTTACCACCTTCTGAGTCAAGAACTGGGAAAACAACCATTGAATTTAATTAACAATAGTTTATGCAATAAGTTGTTCTAAGCTTTTAAACATATGATTTGGTCAACCTTTGGAAGATCTAGAACTAACTATTGACAAGAAAAAGGcagaagaaaaacataaaataagaaTCACTATTGACAAAGAGAGATGAACAACCACTTTGTTTAGCTTTATCAGTAACAGTCTCTAACTATCATTATCTTACCATGATTAGTTTACAGTTTTAATCATTTTCCTTATACATGCTGCATTATAAATGAGTTTAAGTATGAAATTATTGAAGAATTAGTTTCATATATATACAAAGTAGATAAAAACAAAGAAAGGCTACAAAAATATCAAATCAATGAGCATTGAGAGAAGAAGGTAGAGAACAAGATGTCTCATTCCCAACACTCATCATGGCTCACAAAAATACAAGCAGCAGCTggctttttattgttttcttttgtaGCAGTGGGACCATGTGTGTGAGAATCTCTGTTCAACATCATTCAAATCCAGATAACATTGTCATACATTCTTTTTCTCCAACACTTTCTacttcacttttttttcaaattatacaaaCTTTCACTTAACTTACTATTATGCAGGTTAAGAATTATCTCAGTCGTTTTTATCTGCATAAAAATGTCACATAAATGGAGTTAAAAGAAGTTCATAAAGTCTTTTTTTTCCTTGATGGAGA
This region includes:
- the LOC137838084 gene encoding rho guanine nucleotide exchange factor 8-like, giving the protein MVRAFHHRSSMQKSKSFHFRRMFENSGKHGHGLGDKDHDEACESGRIYSKSLDSRSSFNHSLEFHVPNSDHSPAASLGVEVPRMPPKKPTDSDLMKERFAKLLLGEDMSGAGNGVSSALALSNAITNLAASVFGEISKLEPMSADRKSRWRKEIEWLLSVTDHIVEFAPSQQIAKDGSSMEIMTTRQRIDLLMNIPALRKLDAMLIDTLHNFRDQDEFWYVSKNDEDSEANSNSLRRSDKWWLPIVKVSPTGLSEGAGKWIHFQKDNVNQVLKAAMAINAQILSEMAIPENYIESLPKNGRESLGESIYKSITVEYFDPGQFLSTMDMSTEHKVLDLKNRMEASIVIWRRKMTNKDSKSSWSSAVSIEKRELFEERAETILLMLKHQFPGLPQSSLDISKIQYNKDVGQAILESYSRVIESLAYTVLSRIEDVLYADSVAKNPSLVMSSRRISLDSLPVSGKTSPNSLDENMNFHSSETPPSMTLSDFMGWSSIKEELDTRNSTGDFDEYVDEKDEKNATKSPNCAAPQKSYYLEKLEYLNALKAPMARH